AGCATGAACCCTGCACCTGAGCGTCCGGTGATTGCCGTCGTCGGGCCTACCGGATCCGGCAAGTCGGACCTCGGCGTAAACCTTGCCCTGGAACTGGGCGGGGAAGTCATCAACGCGGATTCCATGCAGTTCTACCGCGGCATGGACATCGGCACGGCGAAGATCCCGGTTGCCGAACGCCGCGGCGTTCCGCACCACCTGCTGGACATCATGGACGTTACCGAAGAGGCCAGCGTCTCGGCGTTCCAGACCCGGGCCAGGGCACTGGTCGAGGACATCCGGGGCAGGGGCATGTTCCCCATCCTCGTGGGCGGTTCGGGGCTGTACATGCGGGCCGCGCTGGACGTACTGGAATTCCCCGGCACCGACCCCGCTGTCCGCGCGGCACTTGAAGCCGAACTGGAAACCGCCGGGCTGCCCGCGCTGATGGCCCGCCTGCGGGCCGCGGACCCGGTCTCGGCAGAACGGATTTCAGATGCCCGCCGCGTCGTGCGGGCCCTTGAAGTCCTCGAACTGACGGGACGGCCGTTCAGCTCCTTTATGCCCGTCCGCCAGTACTTCCAGCCTGCCGTGCAGATCGGCCTGGAGGTGGACCGTCCCGTGCTGCACCAGCGCCTGGCCGGCCGTGTTGACGCCATGGTGGAACAGGGCCTGCTCGAGGAAGTACGGCGGCTGGAACCGGCCGGACTGCGGACCGGCCGTACCGCCTCGCGTGCGTTGGGCTACGCCCAGTTCCTTGCGGTCCTGGACGGGAAGTCCTCGGTGCCTGAGGCCGCGGAGGCCACCGTTGTTGCCACCCGGCAGTTCGCCCGCCGCCAGCTGACCTGGTTCCGCGCCGACCCGCGCATCACTTGGCTGGGCTTTGACGATCCCGCCCTGGTTACCCGAGCGGCCGACGCCGTCCGTGCCGCCGTGCGGCCCAGTATCCTTGAAGGGTGACCAACACTTCTGCTTCGACGGCATCTGCCGCGTCCCTGCCCGCCTCCGGCCTGCCCGCTGCCGTTGCCGGCCTGCCCTTCGCCAAGGGCCACGGCACCGGCAATGACTTTGTGCTGCTGGCCGATACGGACGGATCCCATGACCTGGCTGCCGCAGACGTGGCAGCTGTATGTGACCGGCACCGCGGAATAGGTGCGGACGGATTCATCCGCGCCGTCCGCTCCGAGTACGTCCCCGAAGGCCGTGCACTGCTGCAGAACGCACCGGAAGCCGAATGGTTCATGGACTACCGGAACGGAGACGGAAGCGTTTCCGAAATGTGCGGCAACGGTGTGCGGGTCTTTGTGCATTTCCTGCTTGAAGAGCACCTGGTGGAACTGGGAGAGGGTGAAAGCCTGGTTATCGGCACCCGGGCCGGGCTGAAGACCGTCACCCGCACGCCCGGAGGCTACGCGGTGGACATGGGCCCGTGGGAGTTCATCTACCCGGACCACGCTGCCGCCAAGTCCATGGACACCGTGGTGAACGCCGGGGGCCTGGAAGTGCCCCGTCCCGGGCTGTCGGTCAGCATGGGCAACCCGCACACGGTGGTTGCCCTGGCCGAGCTGGACGAACTGGCCGCAACCAATCTCACCACCGCGCCGTCGGTGCAGCCCGAACCCTCCAACGGAACGAATGTCGAGTTCGTTGTCCCGGCCGAGCCGCTCGTGGAGGACGGGGTGGGACTGGTGACCATGCGTGTGCACGAGCGCGGCGTGGGGGAGACCCTGTCCTGCGGTACCGGCGCCTGCGCCGCCGCCGTCGCCACGCGTTTCTGGGCCGGTGCCGGTGCGCCCGATGCGTGGGCCGTGACGGTGCCCGGCGGCGTCGTCGGCGTCCGGTTCCTGACCGGTCCCGAAGGCCGCGAACACGTCGAACTCAGCGGACCGGCCGTGCTGGTGGCCCGCGGCATCCTGCTGTAGGAGAAGGCCCGGGCTAGGAGTGCGCGCGTTCCACCTTCAGGATCCGGAAGGACTTGGCGGTGCTGTGGCGGGACACCGCAAAGCCGGCGGGCAGTTCTTCGGTCAGCCAGCGCTGCAGCGAATCCGATCCGAGGTTCTTCTGGACCACCAGCCACGCGGTGCCGCCCGGAGCCAAGCGTGGCAGCCAGAGCAGCAGCAGGGCGTGCAGTTCATCCTTGCCGATGCGGATGGGCGGGTTGGACCAGATGGCGTCAAAGCGCAGCTCCGGATCCACGTCCTCGGGCCGGGCAGCACTAACGTTGGTGCATCCCAGCGAAGCGGCGTTGTCGCGGGTCAGGGCAAGGGAGCGCTCGTTGACGTCCACGGCGTAAACCTGTGCGGCGGGGGACTTCAGCGCCAGGGTGAGGGCCACCGGGCCCCAACCGCAGCCGATGTCCAGGAGATTACCGGTTGCGGGCGGGGCGGGAACTTCGTCCAGCAGTACTGCGGTGCCCTTGTCGATGCCGTCCGGGCTGAAGATGCCGCCGGCGGTCTGGAGCGTCCGTTCGGAGCCGTTGAGCGTGACGCGCAGCGGCCGTCGGACCTCGGGTCCGGACGGTGTGGAAGAGAAATAGTGGTCTGAACCCATAACAGTCCAGATTAGCCGGAACCCGGGCGCGGACAGGAATTTAAGCGGTGCCTGCGGGGTTGGAACAGGTGGAAGTCGGGACAGGAATCCATTGCGCAGACGGTCGGTCTCGCCGGAGAATGTCAGTTCACTGGCCTACCATGTTAAGTACGTTCTCATAAGGAGATTATGACCATCAACAACTCCCGTTCCATGGGTTCCG
This Arthrobacter sp. zg-Y20 DNA region includes the following protein-coding sequences:
- the miaA gene encoding tRNA (adenosine(37)-N6)-dimethylallyltransferase MiaA, translated to MNPAPERPVIAVVGPTGSGKSDLGVNLALELGGEVINADSMQFYRGMDIGTAKIPVAERRGVPHHLLDIMDVTEEASVSAFQTRARALVEDIRGRGMFPILVGGSGLYMRAALDVLEFPGTDPAVRAALEAELETAGLPALMARLRAADPVSAERISDARRVVRALEVLELTGRPFSSFMPVRQYFQPAVQIGLEVDRPVLHQRLAGRVDAMVEQGLLEEVRRLEPAGLRTGRTASRALGYAQFLAVLDGKSSVPEAAEATVVATRQFARRQLTWFRADPRITWLGFDDPALVTRAADAVRAAVRPSILEG
- the dapF gene encoding diaminopimelate epimerase; translation: MPASGLPAAVAGLPFAKGHGTGNDFVLLADTDGSHDLAAADVAAVCDRHRGIGADGFIRAVRSEYVPEGRALLQNAPEAEWFMDYRNGDGSVSEMCGNGVRVFVHFLLEEHLVELGEGESLVIGTRAGLKTVTRTPGGYAVDMGPWEFIYPDHAAAKSMDTVVNAGGLEVPRPGLSVSMGNPHTVVALAELDELAATNLTTAPSVQPEPSNGTNVEFVVPAEPLVEDGVGLVTMRVHERGVGETLSCGTGACAAAVATRFWAGAGAPDAWAVTVPGGVVGVRFLTGPEGREHVELSGPAVLVARGILL
- a CDS encoding methyltransferase, with the protein product MGSDHYFSSTPSGPEVRRPLRVTLNGSERTLQTAGGIFSPDGIDKGTAVLLDEVPAPPATGNLLDIGCGWGPVALTLALKSPAAQVYAVDVNERSLALTRDNAASLGCTNVSAARPEDVDPELRFDAIWSNPPIRIGKDELHALLLLWLPRLAPGGTAWLVVQKNLGSDSLQRWLTEELPAGFAVSRHSTAKSFRILKVERAHS